The Flavobacterium sp. N2270 genome contains the following window.
AAGGCCAAGACCAATTTTAGAAATGAATTCATTTTTAACATTTACAGATGCAGAAGAAACCCTTTGAATTACTACCTTCATTTCTAACTTTATCAATTTACTTATTAGATTGTAAAAATATATTTTTCAACAGTATAAAAAATGTGGTTTTCCTCATTTTTTAAAAAAACTTTAGTATGGAACTATTTTCTCGTTTCATCACTTGCTTTTCGTTCATCACCATAAATATCGTTTCTATAATGTTCGTCATCACCTTCTAAAATTTGGATATAACTTTTATAACGAGACCATGCAATTTCATCTTTTTCTAAAGCATCTTTAACTGCACATTTTGGTTCATCTTTATGTAAACAATTATTGAATTTACATTGTTCTTTTAAGGCAAAAAATTCGGGAAAATAATCACCAATTTCTTGTTTATCCATATCTACAACTCCAAAACCTCTAATTCCTGGTGTATCGATAATTTTAGCACTTCCAAAAGACAAATCATACATTTCTGCAAATGTTGTAGTATGTTGTCCTTGTGAATGAGAGTCGGAAATTTTCTTGGTTTTTAAATTTAAACCGGGTTCTAATGCATTTACTAAAGTAGACTTTCCAACTCCAGAATGACCAGAGAACATTGATGTTTTATTAGTCATTAAAGCTTTAAGTTCGTCGATTCCTTTGTTTTCTAATGCAGAAACACGTAAACATTTATAACCTATTTGAGAATAAATATATTGCAAATACATTTGTTCGTCTGAAGTATCTTCACTGAAAGTATCAATTTTATTAAAAATCAAAACCGCTTCAATTCCATAAGCTTCGGCAGTAACCAAAAAACGGTCAATAAAGCTTGTTGTTGTAGGTGGATTATTAATGGTTACTAATAAGAAAACAATATCAATATTAGAAGCAATAATATGTGTTTGCTTTGAAAGGTTTACGGATTTTCTTACAATATAATTTTTTCGGTCGTGAATTGCATGAATCAAACCATTTTCAACATCAGATGTAGTGTCTAATTCAAAATCTACCTCATCTCCAACAGCAATAGGATTTGTACTTTTAATTCCTTGTAACCTAAATTTACCTTTAATTCTACATTCATAAAAAGTACCACTTTCTGCTTTTACAGTATACCAACTTCCAGTAGATTTATATACAATTCCTTTCATTCAACAAATATATATTATTTATTCACAATTTTTTCCTGGTGATTGATACTTTCTTGGTGAATAGCTTTGAATAATTTCAATACAAATTCTTCACTCAATCCTTTATTTTCACCTTCCAAAATCATTTTTCCTAAAATTTCATTCCATCTTTTATTTTGTAAAATAGCTACGTTTTTTTCTTTTTTCAACAAGCCAATTTCATCAGCAATTTTCATTCTATTGCCAGTGATTTCAAGAATTTTATCATCATACACATCAATTTGCGCTCTAAATTTCGCAAGTTTAATATTATAATCATCTGCTTCGTCTGTTTCTTTACGCACTTTTAAATCTACAAACATTTGTTTTAAAGTATTTGGTGTTACTTGTTGCGCCGCATCACTCCATGCATTATCTGGATCGATATGAGTTTCAATAATTAATCCGTCGTAATTTAAATCTAAGGCTTGCTGACAAACTTCATGAATCATATCTCGCTTCCCTGTAATATGTGATGGATCGCAAATTAAAGGCACATCTGGAAAACGGTTTTGAAAATCAATTGCAACTTGCCATTCTGGGTTATTACGGTAT
Protein-coding sequences here:
- the rsgA gene encoding ribosome small subunit-dependent GTPase A — protein: MKGIVYKSTGSWYTVKAESGTFYECRIKGKFRLQGIKSTNPIAVGDEVDFELDTTSDVENGLIHAIHDRKNYIVRKSVNLSKQTHIIASNIDIVFLLVTINNPPTTTSFIDRFLVTAEAYGIEAVLIFNKIDTFSEDTSDEQMYLQYIYSQIGYKCLRVSALENKGIDELKALMTNKTSMFSGHSGVGKSTLVNALEPGLNLKTKKISDSHSQGQHTTTFAEMYDLSFGSAKIIDTPGIRGFGVVDMDKQEIGDYFPEFFALKEQCKFNNCLHKDEPKCAVKDALEKDEIAWSRYKSYIQILEGDDEHYRNDIYGDERKASDETRK
- a CDS encoding bifunctional 3-deoxy-7-phosphoheptulonate synthase/chorismate mutase type II, whose protein sequence is MENNKQMRTWLDDFKLDHPLVIAGPCSAETEEQVLNIANELKNSDVSIFRAGIWKPRTRPGGFEGVGAIGLKWLQKAKEETGLLMSTEVATAAHVQLALEHDIDVLWIGARTAANPFAVQEIADALKNTDKIVLLKNPVNPDLSLWIGGLERLYNANIKKLGVIHRGFSTYEKTKYRNNPEWQVAIDFQNRFPDVPLICDPSHITGKRDMIHEVCQQALDLNYDGLIIETHIDPDNAWSDAAQQVTPNTLKQMFVDLKVRKETDEADDYNIKLAKFRAQIDVYDDKILEITGNRMKIADEIGLLKKEKNVAILQNKRWNEILGKMILEGENKGLSEEFVLKLFKAIHQESINHQEKIVNK